CCTACCACTCTGCTTTTAGCATGGGCCTTACAGCTAAAATCAGCCCCGCTAGTAGAGCTCCCATCCGCTTCACAAAGACCTTCTACAATGAGCAGCACCACTACGATGAAATCTCCGGAAAGTTTCactgtgcaatccctgggatctaCTACTTCACATATCACCTCACTATCAACGGGAAGGAGACTAAAGTAGCTATGTTTCGAAATGGCCGGACTGTGGCTTTCACTCTTGACCAGTTCCACAATGGAAATCTGGATCAGGCCTCCGGAGGGGCGATTTTAAATCTGTCTGCTGGAGATGAGGTTTGGCTACAGTTGTATGATGACATATTTGATGCagggatttatgctgataacaACAATGACTCCACCTTCACAGGCTTCCTTTTGACTCCTAAAATCTTAAGCAACCCATCTGACAACCGCAGACGATGACACCATTTATGTGGATGTATTTGTATCCATATGTTCACTTAATCTCATTGCACAGTCAGTTTAATGCAGCATGCAGAGATTATTTGCATTGGGTTTT
The nucleotide sequence above comes from Chanodichthys erythropterus isolate Z2021 chromosome 23, ASM2448905v1, whole genome shotgun sequence. Encoded proteins:
- the adipoqa gene encoding adiponectin, with product MALMMKHAWIAALCVVMAARLGVSQEENTELAEQDSWEPCARWMRGVSGTPGFNGIPGRDGRDGREGEKGDIGDPGPKGPNGEPGEPGDEGPAGKRGFPGNPGLKGQSGEGSFPYHSAFSMGLTAKISPASRAPIRFTKTFYNEQHHYDEISGKFHCAIPGIYYFTYHLTINGKETKVAMFRNGRTVAFTLDQFHNGNLDQASGGAILNLSAGDEVWLQLYDDIFDAGIYADNNNDSTFTGFLLTPKILSNPSDNRRR